Genomic DNA from Chthonomonadales bacterium:
GTGGTGGACCATCGCGGCCAGCGTGGTGGACTTGCCCGAGCCAGTCGGGCCGGTCACCAGAATCAGGCCGCGCGGCAGCATGCACAGGTCCTTCACTACCGGCGGGATCATCAGCTCGTCGATCGTGCGAATGGTGTAGGGGATCACGCGCATCACGGCGCCAACATGGCCCTGTTGCCGGAAGAGGTTAACGCGGAAGCGGGCCAGCCCCGGAACCGCGTAAGACATATCGAGCTCCATGTTCTGTTCGAAGCGTACCGTGCGCTCCTCGTTCAGAATGGAGTAGACCGTGTCATACATGTCGCGGTCCGTGAGCGGCTCCATGCTCGGCACGCGGCGCAGCAGGCCGTGTACGCGCATCACCGGCGGCTCCCCGACGCGCAGGTGCAGGTCGGAAGCCTCGCTCTGGACCAACATGCGAAGCAGGTCGTCGATATGGATCATGGGCGGGGGGCCCCGTGACAGCGGTTCGCGAGGGAGACCATGGTCACCTCCGCAGCATCTGGCGCATCTCCGTGTAGTTGCCGGCGCTCGCCAGGGCTTCCTCCGCGGTGATCACGCCGGCGCGCACAAACCGCAGGAGGCACTGGTTCATCGTCTGCATTCCCCAGTAGGTCTCCTGACCGGCCTGGCGGATCTGGCTGTAGATGTCCTCCGACTTTCCGTCCTCCAGCATCTTGGCGATCGTTGGCGTAACCACCATGACCTCGACCGCCGCCACGCGACCCTCGCCGTCGGCTCGCGGCAGCAGCTTCTGCGAGACGACGCCACGAAGCGACACCGACAGGCGCAGCCACAGCATGGGCCGCTCGTGCGGCGCGAACATGTTCGAGAGGCGGTCGAGGGTCTCCGCGGCGCTGCTGGTGTGCACGGTCGCGAAGACGAGGTGGCCGGTCTCGGCGGCCTGGAGGGCCACGTTCATCGTCTCGATGTCGCGCATCTCACCGATCAGGATGACATCGGGCGCCTGCCGCAGCACGCGCTTGAGCGCCTCCTGGAACGAGTCCGTGTCGATGCCGACCTCGCGCTGGCTGACGATGGCGGCCTTGTCCGGGTGAATGTACTCGATCGGGTCCTCGATGGTAACAATGTTCACGCGCCGGTTCGTGTTGACCAGGTCGATCATGGCGGCAAGCGTAGTCGACTTGCCGGACCCCGTCGGGCCGGTCACGAGGACGAGCCCGTTTCGGCTCTTGGTGAACTCGGCGAGCGTGGGCGGCATGCCCAGCTCCTCGAGCGACCGAATGTGCATCGGGATGAGGCGGTTCGACATGGCCACCGTGTTGCGCTGCATGTAGATGCTCGAGCGGATGCGGCTGACGCCCTCCAGCGTGAAGGCAAGGTCCATCTCGTGGTGCCGCTCGAACTCCTCGATCTGCCGGCCGGTCATCTTGCTGTAGGCCAGGCGCCGCGTGTCCTCGGCGGTCAACACGGGGTACTCGGTGGTCATCACCCGGCCATGAAGTCGGATGGCGGGACGCACGTTCGCACGGATGAAGAGATCCGAGGCATCCAGCGACTGTGCGTACGTGAGCATTTCGTCGAGCTCAATCACGGCGTCATCCTCCTTGCGGCCGGCCGGTGCCCGGCGATGGCGGCCGGCGGGGCGCGTGCAGCAGCCTACCTGGCCCCCCGTGTCATCTTGCGTCGCACGAGCAGCGCGACGAGCACCAGCAGACCGGCGGCGGTCCCGGCGATCACGGCTGGAAGCAGGATCGCGAGCACGCCTCCGGAGCGCGCCGGTCGGGCCGCGCCCGCGGGCGCCCGGGGCTGCGTGGCGGGCAGTGTGGGTAGCGGGCCCCTGTGGTCGTCAATCGTGATCGTGTAGCGGTACGGCCCTCCCGCGCGCGTCAGGGTCACCGCCACCCCGTCCGCACGGTAGTCGCGAAGGCCCGCGTAAGCGGGGACCGCGTCGGCCAGGAACAACACCTCGATCCGATCCAGGTCGCCGAACGCGACCAGATAGGGCTGAAGGTTCAGCCCGGCGCCCACCCACTGCGGCGCCGAGGCGAACATCGCGGTGCCGCTCGTCTGCTTGCCGAGCCTGCGCTCCGGACCGAAGCGCGGGTCGGTCACGCCCTCTTCGTCCGTGACCTCGGGCAGACCCATCAGCCGCCATCCGCCGGCCGTGGCCAGCCGGTCGAACCGGCCGCGGACCCGGGCATGTGCGACAACCCCCGGAAACACGACGGCGACGATTGCCTGATCGTTCTGCGGCTGGACGAGGATGAGGGCGTCCGGGGCCCGTCGGGCCTCCTGGGCCGCCGCCGCGATCGAGGCCGTGGCTCCGAGTAGCGCGGCCAACGTGCAGGCGATTCGCCGCAGGCGTCCGCTCCCGCCGACGCGATCGGGCCGCATCGGCTCGTCGACCGTTCCGGGGTCCGAAGGGCGCCCCGCGCCGCGCCCGTGGGGCAGCGCCGGCCACCGCCTCAGACCGGCCACATGCGAAAGCGGGCACACGGCCTACCGAGCCACGGGACCCGAGATGGCTCCCGACCTGGCCGCCCACGGCGACTCCAGCGAGATCCTCCCACGGCCCCTTCGGTAGCGTGTGCCCACAGACGCGCCTCGGAAGTTGGTGGAGCTGAGGGGATTCGAACCCCTGACCTTCTCAATGCCATTGAGACGCGCTCCCAACTGCGCTACAGCCCCACGAAGCAGTCGTTATTATACACAACCGGACCTGCGAATGCAACCGGCGCGGCGCCAGTGCGGCGGGCGGTGGGGCGACCGGGAGCGTGTGGGAATCGAACCCACCGGAAACAGGAATCACCCTGCCTCCCTCGCGGTTTTGAAGACCGGGAGAGCCACCAGGCCCTATCCGCCCCCACGACACACTCACGACGCGTCACGCAGGCGCGCATGCGCCCGAACGCCCAGCAGCACCCCGCACCAGGTCTCGCTCGCGAGCACGATGGTGAACGCCGCCAGATAGGCGGCGGCCACCACCAGGCCGGCGTGCGAGTACAGCACGCGCAACAGGATGCCCACGGGGTACAGTGGCATAAAGACGGTGAGCAGCGACATCCAGAGCCGGCACCGCTGGCGTCTCGACGGCCCCACCATCAGGCCGACCGTGAAGCCCCAGGTGAATTGGACGCACAACATCGACCAGGTGATCACGTGCGCCACCCACGCGGGCGGCATGTGCGTCGCTCGGATGGCGTACCACCATACCACACAGACGAACAGGTGCGCCCACAGAAGCCGCCGGACGAGCCTTCCCTGCCTGCCCATGGCTCACCTCCCTCGTGCCGCCGCGCCGGCGCGACGTCAGCGCGCGCGCAGGGCGGGCGCGCCGGCCACCACATGCCCGATCCGCGCGCCGCACGGGGCGCCGCGCTCCAGCAACTCGCGCGCGAGGGCGTCCGCGCTCGCCTCGTCAACGCAGATCGCCAGGCCGCCGGACGTCTGCGGATCCAGCAGCAGGCTCAGCAGCGGACCGGGCACCGACGCGTCCACCGCCAGCGCGGCGCCGATGTGCTCCCGCGTCTCCGTGTCGGCGCGTGTCACGAAGCCCGCCGCGGCAAGCTCCACGGACTGCGGCAGCGCCGGAACGGCCGCAGCCTCGATCTCAACCGCCACGCCGCTCGCTCTGGCGAGTTGGTAGAGGTGGCCGAGGAGACCGTAGCCAGTGATATCTGTCGCCGCATGCACGGCCGCCTCGGGCCCGATCCCCGCCGAGCGCATGGCCTCGGCCGCCGGCCGGTTCAGGGCGAGCATCGACGCACACGCGGCGTCCAGCGCCGCCACGACACCGTCCGAGTACTTCGCCGCCGTCGTCACGATGCCCGTGCCGAGCGGCTTCGTGAGCACGATGGCGTCGCCTGGCCTGGCCCCCGCGTTCGAGGCGATGCGCCGCGGATCCACGGAGCCCGTCACGGCCAACCCGTACTTGGGCTCCGCGTCGTCCACGCTGTGCCCACCGATCAGCACGGCGCCCGCCTCGGCCACCTTCGCGGCGCCGCCGGCCAGGATCTGCGCCAACTCGCCGGCGCCGCGCTCACCGATCGGGAAGCAGACGATGTTCATCGCGGTCAGCGGCGTCCCACCCATCGCGTAGACGTCGCTCATGCTGTTCGCAGCCGCGATCGCGCCGAACGTGCGGGGGTCATCGACCACCGGCGTGAAGAAGTCCAGCGTCTGCACCAGCGCGAGCTCGTCGGACAGGCGGAACACGCCCGCGTCGTCGCCGGTGCCGATGCCGACAAGCACGCGCTCGTCCAGCGGTTTAGGAAGCTCCCGCAGCACCTGCGAGAGGTCGGCCAGGCCGATCTTTGAGGCTCACCCGGCACAGCGGACGACGTGGGTCAGCCGCCGGATCTCCTCGCGTCTATCCGTCATACCTCTCGTCCGTCGCCGCGGTTACGGCGGCCGCCGTATCGGCGATCTCGCCCTCGTCGAGTGCCCGCGGGTCCAGCAGCAGGCGCCCCGCATGGACGCGGCCGAAGACGGCCGGC
This window encodes:
- a CDS encoding PilT/PilU family type 4a pilus ATPase, giving the protein MLTYAQSLDASDLFIRANVRPAIRLHGRVMTTEYPVLTAEDTRRLAYSKMTGRQIEEFERHHEMDLAFTLEGVSRIRSSIYMQRNTVAMSNRLIPMHIRSLEELGMPPTLAEFTKSRNGLVLVTGPTGSGKSTTLAAMIDLVNTNRRVNIVTIEDPIEYIHPDKAAIVSQREVGIDTDSFQEALKRVLRQAPDVILIGEMRDIETMNVALQAAETGHLVFATVHTSSAAETLDRLSNMFAPHERPMLWLRLSVSLRGVVSQKLLPRADGEGRVAAVEVMVVTPTIAKMLEDGKSEDIYSQIRQAGQETYWGMQTMNQCLLRFVRAGVITAEEALASAGNYTEMRQMLRR
- the selD gene encoding selenide, water dikinase SelD encodes the protein MGLADLSQVLRELPKPLDERVLVGIGTGDDAGVFRLSDELALVQTLDFFTPVVDDPRTFGAIAAANSMSDVYAMGGTPLTAMNIVCFPIGERGAGELAQILAGGAAKVAEAGAVLIGGHSVDDAEPKYGLAVTGSVDPRRIASNAGARPGDAIVLTKPLGTGIVTTAAKYSDGVVAALDAACASMLALNRPAAEAMRSAGIGPEAAVHAATDITGYGLLGHLYQLARASGVAVEIEAAAVPALPQSVELAAAGFVTRADTETREHIGAALAVDASVPGPLLSLLLDPQTSGGLAICVDEASADALARELLERGAPCGARIGHVVAGAPALRAR